The following coding sequences lie in one Marinobacter sp. ANT_B65 genomic window:
- a CDS encoding TRAP transporter large permease: MATILMIIMIGLLLLGFPMMIPLTTAAVVGFVMMFDGFGQMGTFIQQMMGGIRPASLIAVPMFILAADIMTRGQSADRLINMVMAFIGHIKGGLAISTATSCTLFGAVSGSTQATVVAVGSPLRPKMLKAGYSDSFTLALIINASDIAFLIPPSIGMIIYGVISQTSIAELFIAGVGPGLLILLMFSLYCLFYAYKNNVPTEPKATWSQRATSVRDAIWPLFFPVIIVGGIYGGIFSPTEAAAVCVLYAFLLEFIIFRSLKLGEIYKIAKSTGLITAVVFILVAVGNGFSWIISFAQIPQAILESVGVNEAGPTGVLIAICVSFFIACMFVDPIVVILVLTPIFAPAIQATGLDPVLVGVLITLQVAIGSATPPFGCDIFTAIAIFKRPYLEVIRGTPPFILMLITAAGLIIAFPDIALFLRDLAFAD, from the coding sequence ATGGCGACAATTCTAATGATCATCATGATCGGGCTGCTGCTCCTCGGCTTCCCGATGATGATTCCACTAACGACCGCCGCCGTCGTTGGTTTTGTAATGATGTTCGATGGCTTCGGCCAGATGGGCACCTTCATTCAGCAGATGATGGGGGGCATCCGGCCCGCATCCCTCATTGCCGTACCTATGTTCATTCTCGCCGCAGATATTATGACCCGTGGCCAGTCAGCTGACCGGCTTATCAACATGGTAATGGCCTTTATTGGCCATATAAAAGGCGGGCTGGCGATCAGCACTGCAACATCCTGCACCCTCTTTGGTGCGGTCTCAGGCTCTACTCAGGCAACAGTTGTCGCCGTTGGCTCACCTCTGCGCCCGAAGATGCTCAAAGCCGGCTATTCCGATTCATTTACTCTGGCATTGATCATCAACGCCAGTGACATTGCGTTCCTGATCCCCCCCAGTATCGGCATGATCATTTACGGGGTTATCTCCCAGACATCCATTGCCGAACTGTTCATCGCAGGTGTCGGCCCAGGCCTTCTGATCCTGCTCATGTTCTCGCTCTATTGTCTGTTTTACGCTTACAAAAACAATGTTCCTACAGAACCCAAGGCAACCTGGAGCCAACGCGCTACCTCCGTGCGCGATGCCATCTGGCCACTGTTTTTCCCGGTCATTATAGTTGGTGGTATCTACGGAGGTATCTTCAGCCCGACCGAGGCTGCAGCAGTCTGCGTGCTCTATGCATTCCTGCTGGAATTCATTATTTTCCGTTCTCTGAAGCTTGGAGAAATCTACAAGATCGCCAAATCCACCGGCCTGATCACCGCCGTGGTCTTCATTCTGGTGGCCGTAGGCAATGGCTTCTCCTGGATCATTTCGTTTGCCCAGATCCCTCAGGCGATACTGGAATCTGTGGGCGTTAACGAAGCGGGGCCGACAGGCGTACTTATCGCAATCTGCGTCTCGTTCTTCATTGCCTGTATGTTTGTTGACCCTATTGTTGTCATCCTGGTACTGACACCTATCTTCGCTCCAGCCATTCAGGCAACAGGTCTGGACCCGGTGCTGGTCGGGGTACTCATTACCTTGCAGGTTGCAATCGGCTCTGCCACGCCTCCGTTTGGCTGTGATATTTTCACAGCCATTGCTATTTTCAAGCGGCCGTATCTTGAAGTTATCCGGGGAACGCCTCCGTTTATCTTGATGCTGATCACTGCCGCCGGGCTGATTATTGCATTCCCGGACATTGCTCTGTTCCTGCGTGATCTCGCCTTTGCAGACTGA
- a CDS encoding TRAP transporter small permease gives MPENSPELEDDTGSFESGLPGFLGTLDGWIANAEAVILAAGVILMAVNTCVNVIARFVFGEGLFFSGEINRILIILVTFAGIGYAARYGRHIRMSALYDSLPTKGRKVLMIFIALFTSVVMFFLCYHSYGYIETLYSRGRILPALGFEIWWIYIWAPVGFAVTGIQYLLTAIKNFTSEDVYLSTGVIDGYADTESEV, from the coding sequence ATGCCCGAGAATTCCCCGGAGTTAGAAGACGATACCGGATCTTTCGAGTCCGGCCTGCCCGGGTTTCTGGGAACACTGGACGGATGGATAGCCAACGCTGAAGCCGTCATCCTGGCTGCCGGGGTAATCCTGATGGCCGTTAACACTTGCGTAAATGTTATTGCCCGGTTTGTATTCGGAGAAGGCCTGTTCTTTTCCGGGGAAATCAACCGCATCCTCATTATCCTGGTTACGTTTGCCGGTATCGGCTACGCAGCCAGATACGGGCGTCACATCCGGATGTCCGCGCTTTACGACTCACTTCCGACGAAGGGCCGAAAAGTACTGATGATTTTCATTGCCCTTTTCACCTCAGTTGTGATGTTTTTCCTTTGCTACCATTCCTATGGATACATAGAAACACTGTATAGCAGGGGCCGTATTTTGCCGGCACTGGGCTTTGAAATCTGGTGGATTTATATATGGGCTCCCGTGGGCTTCGCCGTTACCGGTATCCAGTATCTCCTCACCGCCATCAAGAACTTCACCAGTGAGGACGTTTATCTCTCCACCGGTGTGATTGACGGTTACGCTGACACAGAATCGGAAGTCTGA
- the dctP gene encoding TRAP transporter substrate-binding protein DctP, with the protein MSSMSKFKKLAGLSAFAFAAMTAANSVNAANWRYAHEEYEGDVQDVYAYKFKEYIEENSDHTLQIYRFGELGESDDIMEQTQAGILNFVNQSPGFTGALIPEAQIFFIPYLMPTDINTVVKFFRESDAINKDFPKLYAEKGLELLQMYPEGEFVITLDEPITTPEELKNKKIRVMTNPLLSETYSAFGATPTPLPWGEVYGALQTNMINGQENPIFWIESGGLYEVSPNLIYTGHGWFTTAAMANKNFYDGLSDEDKKLVQDAADYAFEKIVVHIDGLADEALAKIQKASDKVTVTRLNEEQIKAFKDRAPQVEKKFIEMAGKGGADLLKQFKQDLEAVQND; encoded by the coding sequence ATGAGCAGCATGAGTAAATTCAAGAAACTGGCCGGACTTTCAGCGTTCGCATTCGCGGCAATGACCGCCGCAAACTCAGTGAATGCAGCTAACTGGCGTTACGCACATGAAGAATATGAAGGCGACGTCCAGGACGTATATGCCTACAAGTTCAAAGAATACATCGAAGAAAACTCCGATCACACCCTGCAGATATACCGATTCGGTGAACTCGGTGAGTCCGACGACATCATGGAGCAAACCCAGGCAGGTATCCTGAACTTTGTTAACCAGTCGCCTGGTTTTACCGGTGCTCTGATCCCGGAAGCTCAGATCTTTTTCATTCCTTACCTCATGCCTACCGACATAAACACGGTCGTCAAGTTCTTCCGAGAAAGTGACGCCATCAACAAGGACTTCCCGAAGCTTTATGCCGAAAAGGGCCTTGAGCTTCTGCAGATGTACCCGGAAGGCGAATTTGTTATCACTCTGGATGAGCCAATCACTACCCCGGAGGAACTGAAAAACAAAAAAATCCGGGTTATGACCAACCCGCTGCTGTCGGAAACCTATTCTGCATTCGGTGCCACCCCGACGCCGCTGCCCTGGGGTGAAGTATACGGCGCCCTGCAGACCAACATGATCAACGGCCAGGAAAACCCGATTTTCTGGATCGAGTCTGGCGGTCTGTATGAAGTATCCCCCAACCTGATTTACACAGGCCACGGCTGGTTCACTACAGCTGCTATGGCCAACAAGAATTTCTACGACGGCCTGTCAGACGAGGACAAGAAGCTGGTTCAGGATGCTGCGGACTATGCTTTCGAGAAAATTGTTGTGCACATCGATGGCCTGGCAGATGAAGCTCTGGCAAAAATCCAGAAAGCCAGTGACAAGGTAACTGTCACCCGTCTGAACGAAGAGCAGATCAAAGCTTTCAAGGACAGGGCTCCGCAGGTTGAGAAGAAGTTCATCGAGATGGCCGGAAAAGGCGGTGCAGACCTGCTGAAGCAGTTCAAACAGGATCTGGAAGCAGTACAGAACGACTGA
- a CDS encoding alpha/beta fold hydrolase has product MNTDTIHVFLSHGLESGPGGTKIQALKASAETFADVRAHAIDHRSSRDPAVRLAQMQDAIAASGAAPENIILAGSSMGGWVCAQTSEQTPVLGCFLLAPALALPDYPQSSPGILARHVQIIHGWDDDIVPPMPVIELARQQELPVLMLPDGHRLAKSLGRVIGEFRAFLLRAGIKETDTGQK; this is encoded by the coding sequence ATGAATACCGACACAATCCATGTTTTTCTCTCTCATGGCCTCGAAAGCGGCCCCGGCGGCACCAAAATCCAGGCCCTGAAGGCATCGGCAGAAACATTCGCAGACGTCAGGGCCCATGCAATTGACCACCGGAGCAGCAGGGATCCCGCCGTTCGCCTTGCCCAGATGCAGGATGCGATTGCCGCCAGCGGCGCTGCACCCGAAAACATCATCCTGGCCGGCTCCAGCATGGGTGGCTGGGTCTGTGCCCAGACCAGTGAACAAACACCGGTTCTCGGCTGCTTTCTGCTGGCTCCGGCACTCGCACTTCCAGACTACCCTCAATCCAGCCCGGGCATCCTGGCCCGGCACGTACAGATTATCCATGGATGGGACGATGACATTGTGCCTCCCATGCCGGTAATTGAACTCGCACGACAGCAGGAGCTTCCGGTATTGATGCTGCCCGACGGCCACCGACTCGCAAAAAGCCTTGGCCGGGTGATCGGGGAGTTCCGGGCATTTCTATTGAGGGCAGGCATTAAAGAAACAGATACTGGTCAGAAATAA